Proteins encoded within one genomic window of Nordella sp. HKS 07:
- the ccoS gene encoding cbb3-type cytochrome oxidase assembly protein CcoS, translating into MSSLVYLVPLALLLGGAALWAFFWTFKSGQYDDLDGAANRILLDDDEMER; encoded by the coding sequence ATGAGCAGCCTCGTTTATCTCGTACCTCTGGCACTGCTTCTGGGCGGTGCGGCACTCTGGGCATTCTTCTGGACATTCAAGAGCGGACAGTATGACGATCTCGATGGCGCCGCCAATCGTATCCTGCTCGATGACGACGAGATGGAGCGGTGA
- a CDS encoding heavy metal translocating P-type ATPase, whose translation MSCCGQAAVAGAELLAPPSTDEVALASRDLGEGLRQSDLSVPGIHCAHCIGAIEGAFKHVDGVEAARVNLSSKRVAVKWRGEKAPPIIETLRELGYDAHLFAPEERSDPQLARLIRAMAVAGFCSMNIMLLSVSIWSGAEPGTRQAFHWISAGLALPALLYSGRIFFFSAWSALRKGRTNMDVPISIGVVLAFGLSLYDTVIGGPHAYFDAATSLLFFLLIGRTLDHLMREKARSAVQGLAQLTPRGATVIRADGGRDYLPAQAIEPGMLLQVTPGERILVDGVVEGGQSDIDCSLATGETRPHKVAAGDKLRSGMLNLTGAFTLRAQTSVANSFLAEMTQLMEAAESSRGHYRRLADRAAGYYAPVVHALALLTLIGWLIATGDWHRSISVAIAVLIITCPCALGLAVPIVQAVAARRLFESGIMVKDGAALERLAEIDQVAFDKTGTLTLGHPRLIDEDAVDRRALAIAAALAQQSNHPLCRALALHGDGSRRTVTDFVEIPGSGLEARIEGHFYRLGRGAWAGGDDGEATVLTEDGKPIASVTFEDDLRPRASEAVRELRAMGIAPLILSGDARPIVRRVADGLGIEEAMGAMLPKEKTEYVAGLGKALMVGDGLNDAPALARAHVSMAPASAADIGRNAADFVFLHRALTAVPLAIRIARDARRLVGQNFALAILYNVLALPFAMAGYVTPLLAALAMSASSIVVVANALRLRGGPS comes from the coding sequence ATGAGCTGCTGCGGCCAGGCGGCGGTGGCCGGCGCCGAGCTTCTGGCGCCACCGTCCACCGACGAGGTCGCCCTCGCCAGCCGCGATCTGGGCGAAGGCCTGCGCCAAAGCGATCTTTCCGTCCCAGGCATTCACTGCGCCCACTGCATCGGGGCCATCGAAGGCGCCTTCAAACACGTCGATGGCGTCGAGGCGGCGCGCGTAAATCTGTCGAGCAAGCGGGTCGCCGTCAAATGGCGGGGCGAGAAGGCGCCGCCGATCATCGAGACCTTGCGCGAGCTGGGCTATGACGCCCATCTCTTCGCGCCCGAGGAGCGCAGTGATCCGCAATTGGCGCGGCTCATCCGCGCCATGGCCGTCGCCGGCTTCTGCTCCATGAACATCATGCTGCTGTCGGTGTCGATCTGGTCGGGCGCGGAGCCCGGTACGCGCCAAGCCTTCCATTGGATTTCCGCCGGGCTCGCGCTTCCGGCCCTGCTCTACTCGGGCCGCATTTTCTTCTTTTCCGCGTGGTCGGCGCTGCGGAAGGGCCGCACCAATATGGATGTGCCCATATCCATCGGCGTGGTCCTCGCTTTCGGTCTGAGCCTCTACGACACGGTCATCGGCGGCCCACATGCCTATTTCGACGCGGCCACCTCGCTCCTCTTCTTTCTGCTGATCGGCCGGACGCTCGATCACCTGATGCGCGAAAAAGCGCGTTCAGCGGTGCAGGGCCTCGCGCAGCTCACCCCGCGCGGCGCCACCGTTATCCGCGCCGACGGCGGTCGTGACTACCTGCCGGCCCAGGCAATAGAGCCCGGCATGCTGCTGCAGGTCACGCCGGGTGAGCGCATTCTGGTCGACGGCGTCGTCGAGGGCGGGCAATCCGATATCGACTGCTCGCTCGCTACCGGCGAGACCCGGCCGCATAAGGTGGCGGCGGGCGACAAGCTCCGGTCGGGCATGCTCAATCTCACCGGGGCGTTCACGCTCAGGGCGCAAACGAGCGTCGCAAATTCCTTTCTCGCCGAGATGACCCAGCTGATGGAGGCGGCTGAAAGCAGCCGCGGCCATTATCGCCGGCTCGCCGATCGGGCCGCTGGCTACTATGCGCCGGTCGTGCATGCCTTGGCTCTGCTGACCCTCATCGGCTGGCTCATCGCCACCGGCGACTGGCACCGCTCGATCAGCGTCGCCATCGCGGTGCTCATCATCACCTGCCCCTGCGCGCTCGGACTGGCGGTGCCGATCGTCCAGGCGGTGGCGGCCCGGCGCCTGTTCGAGAGCGGCATCATGGTCAAGGACGGCGCCGCCCTGGAGCGTTTGGCGGAGATCGACCAGGTCGCCTTCGACAAGACCGGCACGCTCACTCTCGGCCATCCGCGCCTCATCGATGAAGATGCGGTCGACAGGCGCGCGCTCGCAATTGCCGCCGCCCTGGCGCAGCAGTCCAATCATCCGCTCTGCCGGGCACTGGCACTTCATGGCGACGGTAGTCGCCGCACCGTGACGGACTTCGTCGAAATTCCGGGCTCAGGCCTCGAGGCGAGGATCGAGGGACATTTCTACCGGCTCGGCCGAGGCGCCTGGGCGGGCGGCGATGACGGGGAAGCGACGGTCCTTACCGAGGACGGTAAGCCAATCGCCAGCGTCACCTTCGAGGACGACCTCAGGCCCCGTGCATCGGAGGCGGTGCGCGAGCTCCGTGCCATGGGTATCGCGCCCCTTATTCTCTCAGGCGACGCGCGCCCGATCGTACGGCGCGTCGCCGACGGGCTCGGCATCGAAGAGGCTATGGGCGCCATGTTGCCCAAGGAAAAGACGGAGTATGTCGCGGGGCTCGGCAAGGCGCTCATGGTGGGCGATGGCCTCAATGATGCTCCGGCGCTGGCGCGCGCTCACGTTTCGATGGCGCCGGCCAGTGCTGCCGATATCGGCCGCAATGCCGCCGATTTCGTCTTCCTGCATCGCGCGCTCACCGCCGTGCCGCTCGCCATCCGCATCGCCCGCGATGCACGGCGGCTCGTGGGACAGAATTTCGCGCTCGCCATACTGTATAATGTGCTGGCTCTACCCTTCGCCATGGCCGGCTATGTCACGCCCTTGCTGGCGGCACTTGCCATGTCGGCCTCGTCGATCGTCGTCGTGGCGAATGCGTTGAGATTGCGTGGAGGTCCCTCATGA
- a CDS encoding pseudoazurin — translation MRILAGLLACAMVFGAGTALAADYQVHMLNKGEKGAMVFEPDFVAAAPGDTITFIPTDKSHNAEAIKGMLPEGAEVFKGAMNETVTLTIAKEGVYGIKCTPHYGMGMVMLVAAGKPANIDAAKAVKHPAFAKKRFQAIFEEMPQSN, via the coding sequence ATGAGAATTCTGGCCGGGCTGCTGGCATGCGCCATGGTGTTTGGCGCGGGCACGGCGCTGGCGGCGGATTATCAGGTCCACATGCTCAACAAGGGCGAGAAGGGAGCCATGGTGTTCGAACCTGACTTCGTCGCGGCGGCGCCGGGCGACACGATAACCTTCATCCCCACCGACAAGTCGCACAATGCCGAAGCGATCAAGGGCATGCTACCGGAGGGTGCGGAAGTCTTCAAAGGCGCAATGAACGAGACCGTTACGCTCACGATTGCCAAGGAAGGTGTCTACGGCATCAAATGCACGCCGCATTACGGCATGGGCATGGTGATGCTGGTCGCGGCCGGAAAACCGGCCAATATCGATGCGGCAAAGGCGGTCAAGCATCCGGCCTTCGCCAAGAAGAGATTCCAGGCCATCTTCGAAGAAATGCCGCAGAGCAATTAG
- a CDS encoding DUF2189 domain-containing protein has product MTASSSMNETGERPYIERNRRNLPASAAVGWLKAGWRDFLDHPGPSLAYGLAVFAVSLAIVWGLFALGYDYILFPALAGFMVMGPILAVGLYEKSRALANKQPVSLLRMIFVKARSGGQIWFTGAILCGLMLLWMRAAVLIYALFFGLTPFPGLHHITPMLFTTWTGWAMLLVGSVIGGIFAAFSFAISTFSIPMLLDEDVDAFTAMGRSISLVWSNLPVMIAWGAIVLALFLLSVATALIGLIIVFPVLGHATWHAYKAMR; this is encoded by the coding sequence ATGACCGCCTCGAGCAGCATGAATGAGACCGGCGAGCGGCCCTATATCGAGCGCAACCGCCGCAACCTCCCGGCCAGCGCCGCTGTCGGCTGGCTCAAGGCCGGATGGCGCGACTTCCTCGATCATCCGGGGCCCAGCCTTGCCTATGGTCTCGCCGTCTTCGCGGTGTCGCTCGCTATCGTCTGGGGACTCTTCGCGCTCGGATACGATTACATTCTTTTCCCGGCGCTCGCCGGCTTCATGGTGATGGGGCCGATCCTCGCCGTCGGCCTTTATGAAAAAAGCCGCGCGCTCGCCAATAAGCAACCCGTCTCGCTTCTTCGGATGATTTTCGTCAAGGCGCGCTCGGGCGGTCAGATCTGGTTCACCGGCGCGATCCTGTGCGGTTTGATGCTCCTGTGGATGCGTGCCGCGGTGCTGATCTATGCGCTGTTCTTCGGGCTCACCCCGTTTCCGGGCCTCCATCACATCACCCCGATGCTGTTCACCACCTGGACCGGCTGGGCCATGCTGCTGGTCGGCTCGGTGATCGGCGGGATCTTCGCCGCCTTCTCCTTCGCCATCAGCACCTTCTCCATCCCGATGCTGCTCGATGAGGATGTCGATGCCTTCACCGCCATGGGCAGAAGCATCTCGCTCGTCTGGAGCAACCTGCCCGTGATGATCGCCTGGGGCGCCATCGTGCTGGCGTTGTTCCTGTTGAGCGTGGCCACGGCTCTCATCGGTCTCATCATCGTGTTTCCCGTGCTTGGCCATGCCACCTGGCATGCCTACAAGGCGATGAGATGA
- the ccoO gene encoding cytochrome-c oxidase, cbb3-type subunit II, whose protein sequence is MAEFHRTLERSAMRFVFAIIIVASIGGLVEIAPLFTIKSTVEAAPDMRVYTPLELAGRNIYIREGCYACHSQMIRTLRDEVERYGPYSLAVESQYDHPMLWGSKRTGPDIARVGEKYSDAWHVKHLYNPRDVVPESVMPAYRWLLRDELKVDDLPGHLRAMRDVGVPYTDAMIENAAKDAAGQAAPDSDAAAGVAERYGPATHIRAFDGNAGRLTEMDAIVAYLQILGKLTDAAHNIEQTTLGE, encoded by the coding sequence ATGGCCGAATTCCACCGCACACTTGAACGCAGCGCGATGCGCTTCGTCTTTGCCATCATCATCGTCGCCTCGATCGGCGGCCTGGTCGAAATCGCTCCGCTCTTCACCATCAAGAGCACGGTCGAAGCGGCGCCCGACATGCGGGTCTATACGCCGCTCGAGCTGGCCGGGCGCAACATCTATATCCGGGAAGGCTGCTACGCCTGTCATTCGCAGATGATCCGCACTCTGCGCGATGAGGTCGAGCGCTACGGGCCTTATTCGCTGGCGGTCGAATCGCAGTATGATCATCCGATGCTGTGGGGCTCCAAGCGCACCGGCCCCGACATCGCCCGAGTCGGCGAGAAATACTCCGACGCCTGGCATGTCAAGCATCTCTACAATCCGCGCGACGTTGTGCCGGAATCGGTCATGCCGGCCTATCGCTGGCTCTTGCGTGACGAGCTGAAGGTCGACGATCTTCCGGGACATCTGCGGGCGATGCGCGATGTCGGCGTGCCTTATACAGATGCGATGATCGAGAATGCGGCGAAGGACGCCGCCGGCCAGGCCGCGCCCGACAGCGATGCCGCGGCGGGCGTCGCGGAGCGCTATGGCCCGGCCACGCATATCCGGGCCTTCGACGGCAATGCCGGCCGTCTCACCGAAATGGACGCGATCGTTGCCTATCTGCAGATCCTGGGCAAGCTCACCGACGCTGCCCATAATATCGAGCAAACCACGCTGGGAGAGTGA
- a CDS encoding spermidine/putrescine ABC transporter substrate-binding protein produces MRTLSRIRNAFRKLALSATALVALGISPALAEEINALIWCDHSAPEFLKPFEDATGIKVNVKEFEGTGAGLALLEQSQPGDWDVMVIDSIDVRRGVEKGLFEPLPEDKLPFGDLYPQVTLDAFTKFDGKRYGITEKFGYNTISFNKDKVDPSDMQSLQSLVSDKYKGRIAIYDYYLPVMGMAALAVGKKTAELTEADLPAIKDVLLKMKANAKLVGEVTASQTALATGEVDILVGGGEWVTAGLAKENPALDFSIPKEGGILWSQSLAMLAASQKKDAALKFIQYVLSPEGQARLATSSCYWGMPSNQKAALSDEQKKVLRFDEQPEFLARAQFYPAPDEKLDKQMQDVWTEMLQAQ; encoded by the coding sequence ATGAGGACTCTGTCTCGCATCAGGAACGCCTTCAGGAAGCTCGCGCTTTCGGCGACGGCTCTCGTGGCGCTCGGGATTTCGCCGGCCCTGGCGGAGGAGATCAACGCGCTGATCTGGTGTGATCACTCGGCGCCCGAATTCCTCAAGCCTTTCGAGGATGCGACCGGAATCAAGGTGAACGTGAAGGAGTTCGAAGGCACCGGCGCCGGCCTGGCGCTGCTCGAGCAGTCGCAGCCCGGCGACTGGGACGTGATGGTGATCGATTCCATCGATGTGCGCCGCGGCGTGGAGAAGGGGCTTTTCGAACCCCTGCCGGAAGACAAGCTGCCCTTCGGTGATCTCTATCCGCAAGTGACGCTCGACGCCTTCACCAAGTTCGACGGCAAGCGTTACGGCATCACCGAGAAATTCGGCTACAACACGATCAGCTTCAACAAGGACAAGGTCGACCCCAGCGACATGCAGTCCCTGCAGTCGCTGGTGAGCGACAAATATAAGGGCCGCATCGCCATCTATGATTATTATCTGCCGGTGATGGGCATGGCGGCGCTGGCCGTCGGCAAGAAGACCGCCGAACTCACCGAAGCGGACCTGCCGGCCATCAAGGATGTGCTGCTCAAGATGAAGGCCAATGCCAAGCTCGTCGGCGAGGTCACCGCCAGTCAGACGGCGCTCGCTACCGGCGAGGTTGATATTCTGGTCGGCGGCGGCGAGTGGGTGACGGCGGGTCTCGCCAAGGAGAATCCGGCGCTCGACTTTTCCATTCCGAAGGAAGGCGGCATTCTCTGGTCGCAGTCGCTGGCGATGCTGGCGGCCAGCCAGAAAAAGGACGCGGCGCTCAAATTCATCCAATATGTGCTGAGCCCGGAAGGCCAGGCGCGGCTCGCCACGTCCTCCTGCTATTGGGGTATGCCGTCCAACCAGAAGGCAGCGCTTTCCGACGAACAGAAGAAGGTGCTGCGCTTCGACGAGCAGCCGGAGTTCCTCGCCCGCGCCCAGTTCTATCCCGCTCCCGACGAGAAACTCGACAAGCAAATGCAGGATGTGTGGACCGAGATGCTGCAGGCGCAGTAA
- the ccoP gene encoding cytochrome-c oxidase, cbb3-type subunit III: protein MDIGKRDPITGRTTTGHEWNGIEELNTPVPRVVLFFLITTTLFAIGYWILMPAWPLGTTYTKGLLGIDQREIVARQVAEAHQERAPWTDKIATMDFAAIKSDPELMGRVTLAGRTLFEDNCAACHGVKATGGPGFPNLAAKSWLWGGGPDKIAETIRVGINSTNEGTRVSQMTAFGRDGVLTPAQIGDVVTYVRSLSGLVGDDPAAAPAIQAGKEVFAANCVSCHGDDAKGKQDMGAPNLTDKYWIYGGDLESVFTSVYSGRQGHMPHWDTRLSPVDIKILALYVDGLGPLQ, encoded by the coding sequence GTGGACATAGGCAAGCGTGATCCCATTACCGGCCGCACGACGACCGGTCATGAATGGAACGGCATCGAGGAGCTCAATACGCCGGTACCGCGCGTCGTGCTGTTTTTCCTCATCACGACGACCCTTTTCGCCATCGGCTATTGGATCCTCATGCCGGCCTGGCCTCTTGGCACGACCTATACCAAGGGACTGCTGGGCATCGACCAGCGCGAGATCGTGGCGAGGCAGGTCGCGGAGGCCCATCAGGAGCGGGCGCCCTGGACCGACAAAATCGCCACGATGGATTTCGCCGCCATCAAGTCCGATCCCGAGCTCATGGGCCGGGTTACGCTCGCTGGCCGTACACTATTCGAGGATAATTGCGCCGCCTGCCATGGCGTGAAAGCGACCGGCGGACCCGGCTTCCCCAACCTTGCCGCCAAGTCGTGGCTGTGGGGCGGGGGGCCGGACAAGATCGCGGAAACCATCCGCGTCGGTATCAACTCGACCAACGAGGGCACGCGCGTCTCGCAGATGACCGCTTTCGGCCGCGACGGGGTTCTGACTCCGGCGCAGATCGGTGATGTCGTCACCTATGTCCGTTCCCTCTCCGGCCTCGTCGGTGATGATCCGGCGGCGGCGCCGGCGATCCAGGCCGGCAAGGAAGTCTTCGCCGCCAATTGCGTGAGCTGCCATGGCGATGACGCCAAAGGCAAGCAGGATATGGGCGCGCCGAACCTCACCGACAAATACTGGATCTATGGCGGCGATCTGGAATCCGTCTTCACCAGCGTCTATTCGGGCCGGCAAGGTCACATGCCGCATTGGGACACCAGGCTCTCGCCCGTCGATATCAAGATCCTGGCGCTCTATGTCGACGGGCTGGGGCCGCTCCAATGA
- a CDS encoding ABC transporter permease codes for MTRSPNTSGAVPWVAVGPALLWTLAFFTAPFIAMALISVTVKGGGFSLSNYQQFFTDPSYYRALFNSLQVTALVTVISILLAYPFAWILAERIPERWQRLALILAILPFWTSYVVRSYSWLLVLAEKGVVNNALVQLGLISEPIQLANTRFATVTGFVHFFVMLLTLTIFANLKQLSPSYRKAAADLGAGPVRTFLHVILPLTLPGIMVGAFLTFVLATGDYITPQILGGNNELLMPQLIMLQIGRRGDFPLASALAILLMAVVTVAYLLCARWLKIERT; via the coding sequence ATGACGCGAAGCCCGAATACCAGTGGCGCCGTGCCCTGGGTGGCGGTGGGGCCGGCGCTCCTGTGGACGCTGGCCTTCTTCACCGCCCCTTTCATCGCCATGGCGCTGATCAGCGTCACGGTGAAGGGCGGAGGCTTCTCGCTTTCCAACTACCAGCAGTTTTTCACCGACCCGAGCTATTACCGCGCGCTGTTCAACTCGCTTCAGGTCACGGCGCTCGTGACCGTCATTTCGATCCTGCTCGCCTATCCTTTCGCGTGGATTCTCGCCGAACGCATCCCCGAACGCTGGCAGAGGCTGGCGCTCATTCTGGCGATCCTGCCCTTCTGGACCTCCTATGTGGTGCGTTCCTACAGCTGGCTTCTGGTGCTCGCCGAGAAGGGTGTCGTCAACAATGCCCTGGTGCAGCTCGGCCTGATCAGCGAGCCGATACAGCTTGCCAATACGCGCTTCGCCACGGTCACCGGCTTTGTGCATTTCTTCGTCATGCTGCTGACGCTGACGATCTTCGCCAATCTCAAGCAATTGAGCCCGAGCTACCGCAAGGCCGCCGCCGATCTGGGCGCCGGACCGGTCAGGACCTTCCTCCATGTCATCCTGCCCTTGACGCTGCCCGGCATCATGGTCGGCGCCTTTCTCACTTTCGTGCTGGCGACCGGGGACTACATCACGCCGCAGATTCTGGGCGGCAACAACGAACTGCTGATGCCGCAGCTCATCATGCTGCAGATCGGCCGGCGCGGCGATTTCCCACTCGCCTCGGCTCTCGCGATCCTGCTGATGGCGGTAGTGACGGTCGCCTATCTGCTCTGCGCCCGCTGGCTGAAGATCGAACGGACCTGA
- a CDS encoding Crp/Fnr family transcriptional regulator produces MYMLDRSLIAGLPPFSGLTRPDLDLILEKARSLRIAAGQPVFEQDAEAHSFFLLLDGHVRVVKTTADGQQVIMRYISAGQLIGIATALGRLTYPATAVAAVDSLALAWPNEAWHELAARYPAFAANTYKTVAARLEETNERVVDLATALVDRRVAHALLRLIEQSGRKTEFGIEISFPISRQDIADMTGTTLHTVSRLLTAWEHQGFVKSTRKRVTVVDAQRLLDHVG; encoded by the coding sequence TTGTACATGCTTGACCGATCCCTGATCGCCGGCCTGCCGCCCTTTTCGGGGCTCACCCGCCCCGATCTCGACCTGATCCTTGAAAAGGCACGGTCGCTGCGGATCGCGGCCGGCCAGCCGGTCTTCGAACAGGATGCCGAGGCGCATTCCTTCTTCCTGCTGCTTGACGGTCATGTCCGGGTCGTCAAGACGACTGCCGATGGTCAGCAGGTCATCATGCGCTATATCAGCGCCGGTCAGCTCATCGGCATCGCTACCGCGCTTGGTCGCCTGACCTATCCGGCAACCGCCGTCGCCGCGGTGGATTCGCTGGCGCTCGCCTGGCCGAACGAAGCCTGGCACGAGCTTGCCGCCCGTTATCCAGCCTTTGCGGCCAATACCTACAAAACCGTCGCCGCCCGGTTAGAGGAGACGAATGAGCGCGTCGTCGACCTTGCCACCGCGCTCGTAGACCGGCGCGTCGCGCACGCACTTCTGCGGCTCATCGAACAGTCGGGCCGCAAGACCGAATTTGGTATCGAGATCAGCTTTCCCATTTCACGCCAGGACATCGCCGACATGACCGGCACGACCTTGCACACGGTGAGCCGCCTGCTCACCGCCTGGGAACATCAGGGCTTCGTCAAAAGCACGCGCAAACGCGTCACTGTGGTCGATGCGCAGCGCCTGCTCGACCATGTCGGGTAA
- a CDS encoding NnrS family protein gives MAIARVKPGNYPAVLSYGFRPFFLLGALQAGLAVLFWLPLFYGWLTTASHFAPVDWHVHEMLFGYLPAVMTGFLLTAIPNWTGRLPVQGAPLLGLVLLWLTGRIAVFFSGEIGWAVAAAIDGAFLAAVVIVAAREIIAGRNWRNLKVLAPVTVLFAANVLFHWEANQYGITDLSRRLGLGAVIVLIMVIGGRIIPSFTHNWLARENPGRLPISFNRFDAVVILVSALALVAWIFFPARSESGLLMILAALLNVARLGRWAGDRTWRDPLVFILHAAYAFLPLGFLLAGLAAFAPELIPPAAGIHAFGTGAVGAMTLAVMIRATLGHTGHALRAGAAARLIFVAIIAAALLRLAAACHPSLDFLMPLSAACWGIAFLGYAGFFAPMLLRPRRRAQPVAAPA, from the coding sequence ATGGCGATCGCGCGCGTTAAACCAGGGAATTATCCGGCGGTGCTTTCCTACGGCTTCCGGCCCTTCTTTCTTTTGGGGGCGCTCCAGGCCGGGCTCGCGGTGCTCTTCTGGCTGCCGCTTTTCTACGGGTGGCTCACCACGGCGAGCCACTTCGCCCCCGTCGATTGGCATGTGCATGAGATGCTGTTCGGCTATCTGCCGGCCGTCATGACGGGTTTCCTCCTCACCGCCATACCCAATTGGACCGGGCGCCTGCCTGTGCAAGGCGCGCCTTTGCTGGGCCTCGTGCTGCTCTGGCTTACCGGGCGCATCGCCGTATTCTTCTCGGGCGAGATCGGATGGGCTGTCGCGGCGGCGATCGATGGCGCCTTCTTGGCTGCTGTGGTGATTGTGGCGGCACGCGAGATCATCGCCGGACGAAACTGGCGCAATCTCAAGGTGCTGGCGCCGGTCACGGTGCTCTTCGCCGCGAATGTTCTATTCCATTGGGAGGCGAACCAATATGGCATCACCGATCTCAGCCGCAGGCTGGGGCTTGGCGCGGTGATCGTGCTGATCATGGTGATCGGCGGGCGGATCATCCCGAGCTTCACCCACAACTGGCTCGCCCGCGAGAATCCCGGGCGCTTGCCCATTTCTTTCAACCGCTTCGACGCGGTGGTCATTCTCGTCTCGGCGCTGGCGCTGGTGGCCTGGATCTTCTTTCCCGCCCGAAGCGAGAGCGGGCTACTCATGATTCTTGCCGCGCTCCTCAATGTGGCGCGTCTTGGGCGGTGGGCCGGGGATCGCACCTGGCGCGATCCCCTGGTCTTCATTCTTCATGCCGCATATGCCTTCCTCCCGCTGGGCTTCTTGCTGGCCGGGCTGGCGGCATTCGCACCTGAGCTCATCCCGCCCGCCGCCGGGATCCATGCCTTTGGCACCGGCGCCGTTGGCGCGATGACGCTCGCCGTGATGATCCGCGCCACGCTCGGCCATACGGGCCATGCGCTGAGGGCGGGAGCAGCGGCGCGGCTGATCTTCGTGGCGATCATCGCCGCCGCGCTGTTGCGGCTCGCCGCCGCCTGCCATCCGTCTCTCGACTTCTTGATGCCGCTCTCGGCGGCGTGCTGGGGCATAGCCTTTCTCGGCTATGCGGGCTTCTTCGCGCCCATGCTGCTCAGGCCGAGACGGCGGGCGCAGCCTGTCGCCGCGCCCGCCTGA
- a CDS encoding cbb3-type cytochrome c oxidase subunit 3, with product MHDMIVAFAKSWGLFYLIALAAGVVIYAYWPANRPKFDRAKKSILDKDDKPKNGISDKDDKPWT from the coding sequence ATGCATGACATGATCGTCGCTTTCGCCAAGAGTTGGGGGCTCTTCTATTTGATCGCGCTGGCGGCCGGCGTGGTGATCTATGCCTATTGGCCGGCCAATCGCCCTAAGTTCGATCGCGCCAAGAAAAGCATTCTCGACAAGGATGACAAACCCAAAAACGGCATTTCCGACAAGGACGACAAACCGTGGACATAG
- a CDS encoding TetR/AcrR family transcriptional regulator codes for MTGLRARQKADRHQRILQAASELFRNSGYEGAKIEAIAALAEVSIGTIYNYYENKGDLLVAIVAMEVNEVLNAGHEVIENPPANVAKAVDRLVIGYIEHSLVYLSKEMWRQAMAISTQQPESPFGRTYGDLDRALTDQTCALIRRLQELKLVRRDVDARSVGEMIFNNTNMMFSIFVKAEAMTIADLRAGIRRQNKLLLDAAASPA; via the coding sequence ATGACAGGATTACGCGCGCGCCAGAAAGCCGACCGGCATCAGCGGATATTGCAGGCCGCATCGGAGCTTTTCCGCAACTCGGGCTATGAAGGCGCCAAGATCGAAGCGATCGCCGCGCTGGCCGAGGTCTCGATCGGCACGATCTACAATTACTATGAGAACAAGGGCGATCTTCTGGTCGCCATCGTCGCTATGGAAGTGAACGAAGTCCTCAATGCCGGTCACGAGGTGATCGAGAATCCGCCGGCCAATGTCGCCAAGGCCGTCGACAGGCTCGTCATCGGCTATATCGAGCACTCACTTGTCTATCTGAGCAAGGAGATGTGGCGCCAGGCGATGGCGATCTCGACCCAGCAGCCGGAAAGCCCTTTCGGCAGGACCTATGGCGATCTCGACAGGGCCCTCACCGACCAGACCTGCGCGCTCATCAGGCGGCTGCAGGAGCTGAAGCTCGTCCGCCGTGACGTCGACGCCAGAAGCGTCGGCGAGATGATTTTCAACAACACGAATATGATGTTCTCCATCTTCGTGAAGGCCGAAGCGATGACCATCGCCGATCTGCGCGCCGGGATCAGGCGGCAGAACAAGCTGCTGCTCGATGCCGCCGCGTCCCCTGCCTGA